Proteins encoded in a region of the Desulfofalx alkaliphila DSM 12257 genome:
- a CDS encoding zinc-ribbon domain-containing protein — MSFLKKITEQVTDISKKSQEMVGVTKLKLERSQIESQVNSSFKELGEQVFISYCNNNTDGDAVIIICEKIKKLKARIEEINQEIENIAPRETLCPNCEAKIMSNVHFCSKCGHKIKDDNASQEGVSGAEK; from the coding sequence ATGAGTTTTTTAAAAAAAATCACCGAGCAAGTTACTGACATAAGCAAAAAGTCGCAAGAAATGGTTGGCGTAACAAAATTAAAATTGGAGCGCTCCCAAATTGAATCGCAAGTAAATAGTAGTTTTAAAGAACTGGGGGAGCAAGTTTTCATTTCTTATTGCAACAACAATACAGATGGAGACGCAGTAATAATTATTTGCGAAAAAATCAAAAAGTTAAAGGCTAGAATTGAAGAAATAAATCAAGAGATCGAAAATATAGCTCCTAGAGAAACCCTATGCCCCAATTGTGAAGCTAAAATTATGTCTAATGTTCATTTTTGCAGTAAATGCGGTCATAAGATTAAAGACGATAATGCCTCACAAGAAGGAGTTTCAGGAGCGGAAAAATAA